The Bacteroidota bacterium genome includes a region encoding these proteins:
- a CDS encoding PA2169 family four-helix-bundle protein, producing the protein MIAALNSLITINNDRYEGYTTAAKESKDMDLDKQFFESAGKSKMYAGKLSQYVRELGGEPSEGTTNSGKLYRIWMDVKAAIVAKDRAAILSSCEFGEDAALKAYEEVKENTDLQFPADYITTINSQEMEIRLDHDRIKAMRDAAVESK; encoded by the coding sequence ATGATAGCCGCATTAAATAGTTTGATAACTATTAATAACGACCGATATGAAGGTTATACCACAGCGGCTAAAGAAAGTAAGGACATGGATTTAGACAAACAATTTTTCGAAAGTGCGGGCAAAAGCAAAATGTATGCTGGTAAACTTTCTCAATATGTGCGTGAACTTGGTGGTGAACCTTCGGAAGGCACAACTAATTCCGGAAAATTATACCGTATCTGGATGGATGTTAAGGCTGCCATTGTAGCAAAAGATCGCGCTGCAATTTTATCCAGCTGTGAATTTGGTGAAGATGCCGCTTTAAAGGCGTATGAGGAGGTAAAAGAAAATACCGACTTGCAATTCCCTGCTGATTATATTACAACTATAAATTCGCAGGAAATGGAGATCCGATTGGACCATGACCGCATAAAAGCAATGCGTGATGCAGCGGTTGAAAGTAAATAA
- a CDS encoding phage holin family protein, with protein MKTGNIDESKIDLRDLTDDAKEYLNLRVQVIRLNITEKIATALANFISAGAVVIFVLLFIVFVSIAAGYWLGSIFNNTALGFVAVAGFFILIAIILKLISSKSVKPGLTNMFIKDFNNDDD; from the coding sequence ATGAAAACCGGTAATATAGATGAATCAAAAATTGATTTACGTGATCTGACAGATGATGCAAAGGAATACTTGAATTTACGTGTTCAGGTGATTCGTCTTAATATTACCGAAAAGATCGCAACTGCATTGGCTAATTTTATTTCAGCCGGTGCAGTTGTAATTTTTGTTTTACTCTTTATTGTTTTTGTTTCCATTGCTGCAGGTTATTGGTTAGGGAGTATTTTCAATAATACTGCCTTAGGATTTGTTGCAGTTGCAGGCTTTTTCATTTTAATCGCAATAATCCTTAAATTGATCAGCAGTAAAAGTGTTAAACCAGGATTGACTAACATGTTTATAAAGGATTTTAATAATGATGACGACTGA
- a CDS encoding YtxH domain-containing protein, which translates to MSNGKTVLALLAGVGAGVALGYWFASERNDKLRKKIGNALNNVSDEIQEKLMNEFAELKERASELKEKGATQKDKIMYALKDMKEEGKQKVLDFIERTHSEANKLNHDAKQTVKQL; encoded by the coding sequence ATGAGCAACGGAAAAACAGTATTAGCTTTATTAGCCGGAGTAGGTGCCGGTGTGGCATTGGGTTATTGGTTCGCATCTGAACGCAACGACAAACTCAGAAAAAAAATTGGTAATGCATTGAATAATGTAAGTGATGAAATTCAGGAAAAATTGATGAATGAATTTGCAGAATTGAAGGAAAGAGCTTCTGAGTTAAAAGAAAAAGGTGCAACGCAAAAAGACAAGATCATGTATGCATTAAAAGACATGAAAGAAGAAGGAAAACAAAAAGTTCTTGATTTTATTGAAAGAACTCACAGTGAAGCAAACAAATTAAATCATGATGCGAAACAAACTGTAAAACAATTATGA
- a CDS encoding PorT family protein → MIKNYLLLVSFLIILNSTAFSQYVTFGRAFSFGHAFITEKDVQHKFFFSLTGGLSITYAKKANYGFAADVVYSTEGGKTIYDLGGVDTENKVKLSYIRIPLKVVYFLGDYGDKIRPKVVAGPSFAFLVGADSNKENSYDDFNKIDVGVHFGVGANKLICDRIWLNTDITYTQGLVDITEGNTGNGINLNGNIRMNISLLLGTNRD, encoded by the coding sequence ATGATAAAAAATTACCTATTACTGGTTTCATTCCTAATAATATTAAATTCAACAGCCTTTAGCCAATATGTTACATTTGGTCGTGCATTTAGTTTCGGACATGCATTTATTACAGAAAAGGATGTTCAACATAAATTTTTTTTTAGTTTAACAGGTGGGTTATCAATTACTTATGCAAAAAAAGCTAACTATGGTTTTGCAGCAGATGTGGTTTATTCCACTGAGGGAGGAAAAACAATTTACGATTTAGGCGGAGTAGATACGGAAAATAAGGTTAAATTATCCTACATCCGCATACCTCTCAAAGTGGTGTATTTTCTTGGTGATTATGGCGATAAAATTCGTCCAAAAGTTGTTGCAGGACCATCTTTTGCGTTTTTAGTGGGAGCCGATTCCAATAAGGAAAACTCCTATGATGACTTTAATAAAATAGACGTAGGTGTACATTTCGGAGTTGGAGCCAACAAATTGATATGCGATAGAATTTGGCTCAACACAGATATCACTTATACTCAGGGTTTAGTGGATATAACAGAGGGAAATACCGGAAACGGAATCAATCTAAATGGAAATATTCGAATGAACATAAGTCTGCTTCTAGGAACTAACAGGGACTGA
- a CDS encoding DUF1328 domain-containing protein: MLRWALIFFIVAIIAGVFGFGGIAAGAVSIARILFYIFIVLFILSLIGGYTIGKKS; this comes from the coding sequence ATGTTACGTTGGGCCCTAATATTTTTCATCGTTGCTATTATAGCAGGTGTATTTGGTTTTGGTGGGATTGCAGCAGGCGCTGTATCCATTGCCAGAATATTGTTCTATATTTTTATTGTATTATTTATTCTCAGTTTGATAGGAGGATATACAATTGGTAAAAAATCGTAG
- a CDS encoding DUF748 domain-containing protein, protein METTASKSKGRKRLRIKKILLVLIVVLIVIRILLPYIVLKVVNNKLAELDGYTGHVRDIDLALIVGSYKIKDIKLEKTGGKIPVPFFAAEVIDLSVEWKALFKGGLVGEIEVRRPILNFVKGPTEETSQTKIDKEWQDIVNELMPLKLNRFEIVEGEIHYLDYYSSPKVDVFTSNIYILAENLSNVTDSTNLLPSTVTGSAEIYGGKAKLNMKLDALNKTPTFDMNAEMIGLNLVEVNDFLKAYGKFDVQKGTFGVYTEAAAKDGKIIGYTKPIIKDLDVIEWKDEKEDPLGQKLLESVVGLGGWIFKNRSEDQVATEIEFEGELKDPAINVWNIIGETLRNAFIEALYPSLEHTININTVKEAEVEKKGFIEKIFDRKDKKKAD, encoded by the coding sequence ATGGAAACAACAGCTTCCAAATCTAAAGGAAGGAAAAGACTGAGGATAAAAAAAATCCTACTTGTTCTTATAGTGGTTCTGATCGTTATCAGGATATTACTACCATATATTGTTTTAAAGGTAGTCAATAATAAATTAGCAGAACTCGACGGATATACCGGACATGTGAGAGATATTGATCTGGCGCTTATTGTTGGGTCGTATAAAATAAAGGATATTAAACTGGAAAAAACCGGCGGTAAAATTCCTGTTCCTTTTTTTGCTGCTGAAGTAATAGATCTTTCGGTTGAATGGAAAGCTTTGTTTAAAGGCGGCCTGGTTGGAGAAATAGAGGTTAGACGTCCAATCCTGAATTTTGTAAAAGGTCCAACGGAAGAAACTTCTCAAACTAAAATTGATAAAGAGTGGCAGGATATTGTAAATGAATTAATGCCATTAAAACTTAATAGGTTTGAAATTGTGGAGGGTGAAATTCACTATTTGGATTATTATAGTTCGCCAAAGGTGGATGTATTTACTTCAAATATTTATATTCTGGCGGAAAACCTTTCTAATGTAACCGATTCAACAAATTTACTTCCTTCTACTGTTACAGGCAGTGCTGAAATTTACGGGGGAAAAGCAAAATTGAATATGAAATTGGATGCTTTAAATAAAACGCCCACCTTTGATATGAATGCCGAAATGATAGGATTAAATCTTGTGGAGGTGAACGACTTTTTAAAAGCATACGGTAAGTTTGATGTGCAGAAAGGAACCTTTGGAGTTTATACAGAAGCGGCCGCAAAAGACGGAAAAATTATAGGTTATACAAAACCAATTATAAAGGATCTGGATGTTATTGAATGGAAGGACGAGAAAGAAGATCCGCTGGGGCAAAAATTGCTGGAAAGCGTTGTTGGCTTGGGTGGATGGATATTTAAAAACAGGTCGGAAGATCAGGTTGCAACTGAAATTGAATTTGAAGGAGAATTAAAGGATCCCGCTATTAATGTTTGGAATATTATTGGTGAAACTTTGCGAAATGCTTTTATTGAGGCACTATATCCTTCGTTGGAACATACTATCAATATAAATACTGTGAAAGAAGCTGAAGTGGAAAAAAAGGGATTTATTGAGAAAATATTTGATAGAAAGGATAAAAAGAAAGCTGATTGA
- a CDS encoding YihY/virulence factor BrkB family protein codes for MPSKKKYVKNIWEVIVATFKGFRQDKVLKLSASLAYYTVFALPALALVLISVTGIFFGEDAMSGIIYKELHELIGKNAATQIQEAIKNTHLAGTSYAGTILGVITLLLSATGIFGEIQDSINRIWGLQAKPKRGIIKLLLNRIMSFSLILSLGFAMLVSLIINGILAALKEKLQAEFPGLNVNLLLLVDYAIQLITITYLFAIIFKILPDAKIKWRDVTIGALVTTLLFLVGKSLLAYFIARNASIEAYGAAGSIILILLWAYYSSAILYLGAEFTQVYAKKFGSDIQPNKYASWVEIQTVEVTAPPTEKGRNIK; via the coding sequence ATGCCATCAAAAAAAAAATACGTTAAAAACATTTGGGAAGTAATTGTAGCAACCTTTAAAGGTTTCAGACAAGATAAGGTGCTAAAACTAAGTGCGTCGCTTGCATATTATACTGTTTTCGCACTACCGGCTCTGGCGCTGGTGCTAATCTCCGTTACAGGAATATTTTTTGGAGAGGATGCAATGTCCGGAATAATTTATAAAGAATTGCATGAACTGATCGGTAAAAATGCCGCTACACAAATTCAGGAAGCAATTAAGAATACACATTTAGCCGGAACCTCGTATGCCGGAACCATACTCGGTGTTATTACTCTATTATTAAGTGCAACAGGAATTTTCGGGGAAATTCAGGATAGTATCAACAGGATCTGGGGTTTGCAGGCAAAACCTAAAAGGGGTATTATTAAATTATTATTGAACAGGATCATGTCATTTTCTCTTATATTAAGTCTTGGTTTTGCAATGTTAGTTTCATTGATCATCAATGGGATATTAGCAGCTTTAAAAGAAAAATTACAAGCTGAATTCCCGGGACTAAATGTTAATTTATTATTATTGGTTGACTATGCAATTCAATTAATTACAATTACCTATCTTTTTGCTATCATTTTTAAAATATTACCGGATGCAAAAATTAAATGGAGAGACGTGACAATCGGCGCATTGGTAACAACCTTATTGTTTTTAGTAGGTAAAAGCCTATTGGCATATTTTATTGCCCGCAACGCCTCCATTGAAGCCTATGGCGCTGCCGGATCGATAATACTTATTTTACTATGGGCATATTATTCCTCAGCTATTCTATATCTGGGGGCTGAATTTACACAGGTTTATGCTAAAAAATTCGGAAGCGATATTCAGCCAAATAAATATGCATCTTGGGTAGAAATACAAACTGTAGAAGTTACAGCGCCTCCAACAGAAAAAGGCAGAAACATAAAATAA
- a CDS encoding lmo0937 family membrane protein, which yields MNNLLYIIAVILIIGWALGFFVFAASGLIHVLLVIAVIAIILRLIQGKPVA from the coding sequence ATGAATAATTTACTTTATATTATCGCTGTAATTCTTATTATTGGATGGGCCCTAGGCTTTTTCGTTTTTGCAGCTTCAGGATTAATTCATGTTTTGCTGGTCATCGCTGTAATTGCTATAATATTGCGATTGATCCAAGGAAAGCCTGTAGCGTAA
- a CDS encoding T9SS type A sorting domain-containing protein: MKKITLVLNTLMLLQISGFAQLQDWAKTSDANAKTDNANATDIDNAGNRYVGGTYIDTLKIEGISYPNYINDGGLDGFIAKYDPNGTLLWVQTINGVGQQDVRSLKVNRVTGECYVSGSFNNDLIIDGIAQNSYQYVSVLALSLKTFLVKFDANGNLVWSNNTYSLSEYPIDGGHSLAIAPDGNSIYFHNAYLADLQFESGESYLPSGFGVQGIILTRMDASTGSVIASKNDIERYLVDGVLLACDKTGNVIFAGSHRRNCMADIDGVFAPCDTNPVYATPQGFIWKLSANFASLWGKEISGTGFEFVQGIATDDNDNVYAYGTFDSPTTFDATTLTPVALRDDAFVVKLNSAGNYSYIKQLNANNLYMTSFPGDFEAGFAVDKKGNAYLGGSFTGTLTMQTTSITTEAYPSDFYSNGFVLKLNPSGSVRWVEKYAGSTGPFDATTTTGIALNGSYLSVCGAYKNYLAYQGDTITADLNAFYLSSLQDCDVKVTITATSTFVNALNPVTLSTQNKPGYTFQWQRNNVNIPGATSNTFVATAPGNYKCIVTTGLCTLTSNKIKLFLLVKEGDLIGKELQLFPNPAHDQFTIVFDQATSLENVEINITDITGRKIYSAVNQNTADESLFIQLPVNTVPGVYFVQVKADGINTTTSIVIE; encoded by the coding sequence ATGAAAAAAATTACTTTAGTATTAAACACTCTGATGCTGCTCCAGATCTCTGGCTTTGCACAACTTCAGGATTGGGCAAAAACGTCTGACGCTAACGCCAAAACCGACAATGCGAATGCAACAGACATTGATAACGCCGGCAACCGTTATGTTGGTGGCACTTACATCGATACCTTAAAAATAGAGGGAATTAGCTATCCAAATTATATCAACGATGGAGGTCTTGATGGTTTTATTGCCAAATACGATCCGAACGGCACTTTACTGTGGGTTCAAACAATTAACGGGGTGGGTCAACAGGATGTGAGGTCGCTGAAAGTAAATCGCGTCACGGGCGAATGTTATGTAAGCGGAAGTTTTAATAATGACCTGATTATTGATGGAATAGCACAAAACTCCTATCAGTATGTGTCTGTTTTAGCTTTATCGCTGAAAACATTCCTTGTAAAATTCGATGCGAATGGAAATCTCGTTTGGTCGAATAATACTTATAGTTTAAGCGAGTATCCAATAGACGGAGGACATTCACTCGCAATAGCTCCCGATGGGAACAGCATTTATTTTCATAATGCATATCTCGCTGACTTACAATTTGAATCAGGCGAATCGTATTTACCTTCCGGTTTTGGAGTGCAAGGAATTATATTGACACGCATGGATGCAAGTACAGGATCTGTAATTGCATCAAAAAATGATATAGAACGTTATCTTGTTGATGGTGTTTTATTAGCTTGCGATAAAACAGGAAATGTAATATTTGCGGGAAGTCACAGAAGAAATTGTATGGCTGATATTGATGGTGTTTTTGCACCTTGTGATACTAATCCGGTATATGCAACACCTCAGGGATTTATTTGGAAATTGAGTGCGAATTTCGCAAGTCTTTGGGGGAAAGAAATTTCAGGTACCGGGTTTGAATTTGTTCAGGGAATTGCCACCGACGATAATGATAATGTTTATGCATATGGCACATTTGATTCACCTACCACTTTTGATGCAACCACTCTTACACCTGTTGCATTGAGAGATGATGCATTTGTGGTAAAATTAAATTCTGCGGGTAATTATTCTTATATAAAACAATTAAATGCGAATAATTTATACATGACAAGTTTCCCCGGCGATTTTGAAGCGGGTTTTGCAGTGGATAAAAAAGGAAATGCTTATTTGGGCGGAAGTTTTACCGGCACTCTTACTATGCAAACAACTTCCATTACTACAGAAGCATACCCTTCCGATTTTTATTCCAATGGATTTGTTCTCAAATTAAATCCAAGCGGAAGCGTGCGTTGGGTTGAAAAATATGCAGGAAGCACCGGGCCTTTTGATGCTACAACCACAACAGGTATAGCATTAAATGGAAGTTACCTTTCTGTTTGTGGTGCGTATAAAAACTATCTTGCTTACCAGGGCGATACCATTACTGCAGATCTAAATGCATTTTATTTATCCAGCTTGCAGGATTGTGATGTTAAAGTAACTATTACTGCAACCTCCACCTTTGTTAATGCATTAAATCCCGTAACACTTTCCACACAAAATAAACCGGGTTATACTTTTCAGTGGCAACGAAATAATGTGAATATACCTGGTGCTACATCCAATACATTTGTAGCAACTGCTCCGGGAAATTATAAATGTATAGTTACTACAGGATTATGCACACTTACTTCCAATAAAATAAAATTGTTCCTGCTTGTTAAAGAAGGTGATTTAATAGGTAAAGAGCTGCAACTATTTCCAAACCCTGCGCATGATCAATTTACCATCGTTTTTGATCAAGCCACATCGTTGGAAAATGTAGAAATAAATATAACTGATATTACGGGCAGAAAAATATATTCTGCAGTAAATCAAAATACCGCTGATGAATCACTATTTATTCAATTACCGGTTAATACGGTTCCTGGGGTATACTTTGTTCAGGTAAAAGCAGATGGAATAAACACCACTACATCTATTGTTATAGAATAA
- the porV gene encoding type IX secretion system outer membrane channel protein PorV — protein sequence MYLRLITILFVTFICINCGFTQSYVNNYVNPIYTSLPFLRAIPDAKISGMGDAGIAQLNANAIFLNGSAINFMDDSTGVALNYKSSGSRLLSLSAYTLFSEKDAMSAGLRYNDLGNSTYATNNGLQTVGSYEYSLDVHYSRKLSENFAGGATLKYIYSKILEGMIVNGLEMSPASVFAGDLSLFYKNDITFNQKPAVFTFGLNLSNLGNKITYTSSVYEQYIPSNFGMGIALTTQINDLNVFTVTMDINKLLVPTIYQSEQSIIKGMVSSFNDAPGGINEELKEITLSPGMEYIYNDLVFVRAGYFYENPLKGPRKYFTAGTGIRYRDIQLDVAYRFFNNTQQLVAEKVLSMTLSVAL from the coding sequence ATGTATTTACGATTAATAACAATATTATTTGTAACCTTTATTTGCATTAATTGCGGATTTACACAGTCGTATGTAAATAATTATGTAAATCCCATCTACACATCACTACCGTTTTTGCGCGCGATCCCGGATGCTAAAATAAGTGGAATGGGCGATGCAGGAATTGCTCAATTAAATGCGAATGCTATATTTCTAAATGGTTCTGCAATTAATTTCATGGATGATTCTACCGGCGTAGCATTGAATTATAAAAGTAGTGGCAGCAGATTATTAAGTTTGTCGGCATATACACTCTTCAGTGAAAAAGATGCAATGTCTGCAGGATTGCGTTATAATGATCTGGGAAATTCCACCTATGCTACCAATAATGGTTTACAAACAGTTGGTTCGTACGAATATTCTCTTGATGTGCACTACTCCCGAAAATTGTCTGAAAATTTTGCAGGTGGTGCTACATTAAAATATATCTACTCTAAAATATTGGAGGGAATGATCGTTAACGGATTGGAAATGTCACCTGCTTCAGTTTTTGCAGGCGACCTTTCTTTATTTTATAAAAACGACATCACTTTTAATCAAAAGCCCGCAGTATTTACCTTCGGTTTAAATTTATCCAACCTAGGCAATAAAATAACGTATACATCTTCTGTTTACGAACAATATATACCATCTAATTTTGGGATGGGAATTGCACTTACTACACAAATAAACGATCTGAATGTTTTTACTGTCACTATGGATATAAATAAATTATTGGTGCCCACTATTTATCAATCAGAACAATCTATAATTAAGGGTATGGTAAGTTCTTTTAATGATGCACCCGGCGGAATAAATGAAGAACTTAAAGAAATAACTTTATCACCGGGAATGGAATATATTTACAACGACCTCGTTTTTGTAAGAGCCGGATATTTTTACGAGAATCCGCTTAAAGGACCAAGAAAATATTTTACCGCCGGAACAGGTATCCGTTATCGTGATATACAATTAGATGTGGCGTATCGGTTTTTTAACAACACCCAACAACTCGTTGCAGAAAAAGTATTGTCGATGACACTGTCGGTGGCTTTGTGA
- a CDS encoding T9SS type A sorting domain-containing protein, whose product MKKRNLLNVVLVLFSVSGSFVVNAQWNPDISENNLICGGDPIKFGLQTAEDGSGGLFMVWYDARNLATGVDNYMQHMDANGNSLWDSAGESILIFEFDQMQPEIIPDGNNGFYVIWRDERLGEDEEDFYMQHVDFDGNILWDTDGVRVSSLTINSDNDIQKEIVTDGEGGALIMYYGHTVPDETDQVIYAARINEDGVLLWSDNIVCNDDASNTQDIKMVTDGDGGAFVTWRDDRLDNSAIAVQHFNNDGDMLWASNGILITTLIDVDMNDPVAAYDGEGGVYIAWADWRNDMTQVHAQHIDADGNMLWEENGVAVSEPDDFHTEYSIVASSDGGALIAWTQNFPSESYAQKINDAGVRIWGEHGLNVFLPADDTEQEPFIRSDGFGGAAVGVKEVATPSYIKARNIKADGTFNGDQVLAANSSESKLYINMDKAADNNWIFSWIEERTPDAYHVYASKIEFTPYTTSILDNGGKNNIHIYPNPNTGQFNLIVNEYSLTDNIISIYDNTGNLLFKKILIDEQTEIELNNYPPGIYWIRLNRWNNFESYPVVKM is encoded by the coding sequence ATGAAAAAACGAAATCTACTAAACGTGGTATTGGTATTATTTTCTGTTTCAGGATCTTTTGTTGTGAATGCACAATGGAACCCTGACATTTCAGAAAATAATCTCATCTGTGGAGGTGATCCTATAAAATTTGGATTGCAAACTGCGGAAGACGGCAGCGGCGGGTTATTCATGGTTTGGTACGATGCGCGTAACCTTGCCACCGGAGTTGATAATTATATGCAACATATGGATGCAAATGGAAACAGCCTCTGGGATTCTGCAGGAGAATCAATCCTAATTTTTGAGTTTGACCAAATGCAACCCGAAATAATTCCTGATGGAAATAATGGTTTTTATGTGATCTGGAGAGATGAAAGATTAGGAGAAGATGAGGAGGATTTTTATATGCAACATGTTGATTTTGATGGAAATATTTTATGGGATACCGATGGAGTTCGTGTTTCATCATTAACAATTAATTCAGATAATGATATTCAAAAAGAGATCGTGACTGATGGTGAAGGAGGAGCATTAATTATGTATTACGGCCATACTGTACCGGATGAAACCGACCAAGTGATATATGCTGCCAGGATAAATGAAGATGGTGTTTTACTTTGGAGCGACAATATTGTTTGCAACGACGATGCATCCAATACGCAGGATATTAAAATGGTTACGGATGGTGATGGTGGTGCATTTGTTACATGGCGGGATGACCGTTTGGATAATTCAGCAATTGCAGTGCAACATTTTAATAATGACGGCGATATGTTATGGGCAAGTAATGGAATTCTGATCACAACTTTAATTGATGTGGATATGAATGATCCGGTTGCTGCTTATGATGGAGAGGGCGGAGTATATATTGCATGGGCAGATTGGAGAAATGATATGACCCAAGTTCATGCGCAACATATAGATGCAGATGGAAATATGCTCTGGGAAGAAAATGGTGTAGCTGTCAGTGAACCGGATGATTTTCATACCGAATATAGCATTGTGGCATCTTCAGATGGTGGGGCATTAATTGCGTGGACACAAAATTTTCCAAGCGAGTCGTACGCACAAAAAATAAATGATGCAGGTGTTAGAATATGGGGTGAGCATGGTTTGAATGTTTTTTTACCTGCAGATGATACCGAACAGGAACCCTTTATCAGGTCAGACGGATTTGGCGGTGCGGCTGTCGGGGTAAAAGAAGTGGCGACACCATCATATATCAAAGCAAGAAATATAAAGGCTGACGGCACATTTAACGGCGATCAGGTGCTTGCTGCAAATTCCAGTGAATCTAAATTGTATATCAATATGGATAAAGCCGCCGACAACAATTGGATCTTCAGTTGGATCGAAGAGCGCACTCCTGATGCTTATCATGTTTATGCATCTAAAATTGAATTCACTCCTTATACTACCTCAATTTTGGATAACGGGGGGAAAAATAATATTCATATTTATCCTAATCCAAATACAGGTCAATTCAATTTAATTGTAAATGAATATTCATTGACTGATAATATCATTTCAATTTATGATAATACAGGTAATCTCCTTTTTAAAAAGATTTTGATCGATGAACAAACTGAAATCGAATTAAATAATTATCCTCCGGGGATATATTGGATTCGCTTAAACAGATGGAATAATTTTGAAAGTTATCCTGTGGTGAAAATGTGA